Part of the Solanum pennellii chromosome 10, SPENNV200 genome is shown below.
TACCAGGAAAACCCAACTTGGGACAAACCCatagttaaggaaaagagtacaatgCGTATTTCACTCCCCCTGATGAAAACTTCACTTGATATCTCGGAGACGGCGCATTCTAATTATGTATCTCAACTTCTCAAATGTTGATTTTGGCAATGCCTAAATTAGCAAGATTATCATTTGTACGTATTTGTTGAActtctatctcaccattttgttgaagatcatgcgTGATAAAGAACTTTGGTGAAATATGCTTTGTCCGGTCTCCTTTGATGTATCCTCCTTTCAGTTGAGCTATACATGCAACATTATCTTCGTACATTATGATTCATATATTCTTTTCCAAAGAAAAATcacacatttcctgaatatgATGGGTCACTGATCTCAACTAGATGCactctcgacttgcttcatggatgactattatttctgcatgatttgaagaagtggctACCAacgtttgcttcattgatcTCCAAGATATTGCCATGTCTCCACATGTAAAAAAATAGCAtgtttgtgatcgagctttatgcgAATCAGATAAATACCCTGCATCTGTGTAACCAATCAGTTCTGACTTGAATTCATTGTAATAGAATAAACTCATGTCCATGGTCCTCCAAAGATATTGAAGTACGTGTTTAACACCATTCCAATGTGTTCTTGTTGGGGaggaactgaatcttgccagtagaCTTGCTGCAAAACAGATATCTGGTCGAGTATTGTTATCAAGGTACATTTAGTGCCTCGACTGCACTAAGGTAAAAAGTTTCATCATCAAGAAGCTCTTCATCCTTCTCTTGAGGTCGAAATGGATCTGTATTGATTTCAAGCGATTTTACTATCGTTGGAGTACTCATTGGATGTGAgttatccatgtaaaaacgctttAGTATCTTTTCTGTGTATGTTGATTGTGTATGTTGATTGatgaacaaatatttcattCGACAAATTCTCAATCTCTAGgccaagacaaaattttatcttgccgagatctttcatttcaaattctctTTTCAGACACTCAACAACTTCTAAAATCTCTTTACGAGTGCCAATGatgttcaaatcatcaacatacacaactaatataataaattcagACTCCGACATTTAATGAAAATGCAGGGACAACTCGGATCATTTTTGTACtctttctttaacaaatattcACTCAGACGATTGTACCACATCTTTCCTGATTGTTTCAATCCATACAGAGATttctgaagctttattgaacaaGTTTCTCTTGAATCTTTGTATGCTTCAGGCACTTTAAATGCTTCAGGAACTTTCATTAAAATGTCGTGGTCCAATGAGCCATATAGATAGGTTGTGACAACGTCCATTAGACgcatttcaaatttttcatgaactGCCAGATTTATGTGATATCTAAAGGTGATTGCATCTACCACAGGAGAATATGTCTCCATATAATCAATAgtctttgagaaaaatattgagCAACAAGTCGGGCTTTATATCTCACGACTTcaccttttttatttctttttcgtacaaaaatccatttgtaccccactggcTTGATACCTTCAGGTGTTCGGATTATTGGTCCGAAAACTTCACATTTTTCTAGTGAAGTCAATTCTGCTTCAATTGCAtccttccattttggccaatcatttctctGTCTACATTTGTGAACAGATTTTGGctcaaaatcttcatcttgttgAATTATGTCAATAACAACATTATAGGCAATATGTTGTcaatcacaatattatttcgGTTCCACAACTTTCTCGTCGAGACATAATTCATTGAAATTTCATTGTTTTCAGAAGTTTGAACCTTCTTGGATATTTCATCATGTGTTATGACTTGGGTCTCAtcttgagaaatttctttcaacccatgatcatcttgatcatttattccttttctcttttgaggatttttatccttggaaCTAATTGGTCTACCACGTCTCAAATGTGGTCTAGACTCACTTGCCTTAATGATTTGTCCCGCCGGGACATCAACTCGAACTGGAGCATTAGTAGCTGGAATATGCGATTTTGTATCCTTGGAAGATTAGTAAAAACATCTGCCAGCTGATTCGCAATATTTTGtgaataaattattctttgaatTTCTTGCTCACATTGATTTGTTCGAGGATCTAGATGAGATAGAGATGATAAATTCCAATCTATATCTTTTCCCAACTGCTTAtgttctccccctaatgttgggtatactaattcatcaaaatgacaGTCAACAAATCTTGCCTTAAATAAATCTCCAGTCATaggctccaaatattttatgatcgaaggagattcatacccaacatatatACCCACCCTTCTTTGGGGCCCCATCTTTGTGCGTTGTGGTGGAGCAATTGAGACATACACCGCACATCCAAAAATTCTAAGATGGGAAATGTTTGTATCTTGACCAAAAGTCAATTGTAATGGGgagaattcatgataatttgTCGGCCTTATGCGCATAAGTGCTGCTGCATGCAAAATAGCATACCCCCACATAGACACAAACAACTTTGTTCTCATTAGCGATGGCCTAACTATTAATTGTAGACGTTTAATCAATGATTCTGCTAGACCGTTCTGAGTATGAACATGCGCAACTGGATGTACAACTGTTATATCAGtagatatataataattattaaatgctTGAGATGTAAACTCACTAGCATTATCTAGACGGATTGTCTTTATTGTATAGTTTGAAAATTGTGCtttcaatcttattatttgagcTAACAATATCGTAAAAGACATGTTGCGAGTTGATAATAAGCACACATGTGACCATCTTGTAGAAGCATCTATCAAgatcatataatatttaaagggtCCACATGCAGGTTGAATTGGTCCATATATATCACCCTGTATACATTTCAGAAACGCAGGGGATTCAATTCCAACCTTAACTGTTGTTGGTATAATGATCAATTTTCCTTGAGAACAAGCAGCACAAGAGAATTCCTTTGATTGAAGGATATTTGAGCTCTTTAAGGTGTGcccatgtgaattctcaatgATTTTGCACATCATATTAAATTCGGGATGGCCCAACCGGTCatgccaaatgataaaatcattaaaattagtaaacctTTTGTTTTACTACGGCATGTGATTCAACTGTACTTATACTTGTATAGTACAACCCAGAAAAAAATGCAGATAATttttcatgcacaattttcttctctacattAATTGTAGTAATGTAAAGGTATTCAACCTTTCCTTCATTAGCCGTCTCAACAGATAgctgtcacgatccaaaatctGGACGTGATGGccctcgtcttatcccaccaagataAGTCAGCCTAAGACTCAGCAATTTCGATAATATGCGGAAAATTTTacaattaacttaaatatataCTCCCAAACCTAGCTGTCACGTGTACAAatctctaaagtattacaattgaataaaagaaaacatcgTTCttaaatgaacttgtttctagagtagaacaaaatcataaataaggaGAAGAAGGTGAGCTGAGATTACAAACAACTACCTAAcgaatctccaagaagcctcgatAAAATAAGAGAATGGAAATTATCACAATATCCAGGAttgtaacctacaaaaaaattgtagtagcAAGGGGTGGGTAACAAACCACACGGTATCCAACGAGTAACCTCTAAGCTCAAGCTAAGGgaatgaaatacgggtactcctgcCACCCCAACCGAACTTCCACAACTACAACTTGCATAAAACTAGTCAAACCTAACAGTTCACCATTTACAAGCACATATCTTAACAACAACTAACAATAACATATTCTCAACAAGAAGctcaatatttatcaattataactttcataaaaaaaagacaCTCGCAATATCAACAACACATAAGATCACGTTCATCAAATAGAGATAACCAAATATCGAGTACTTTCCTaccaataaaatatatattcataatgaatgaaggatgtcatgggatgcaatgcaatatgacaccatgaaatgatatgcctcAAAATACCAAGtactctctcaaccgtatatacctgatactcctcggaaatacatcgagagttcatgacccatggggaactcgcgaggtccatataccaacacggacgatctccacgtgtctatGCGGACGATATCAACGCACTAGCATAAATCAAACACATttcgcacggacgatctccacgtgcccaaattataaaCACAACTTCTCCATCGCATGGACGATCTCTACGTgcccaaataatcataactcgatctcaacacggacgatctccacgtgttagacctttactcatacacaatctcatgtcaatgcatgtgcacaatatgatatcaaataaagggATGATGTAACATctcaataaataaaatgtctttatgacatataatcacctcaatCATCACAATTATACGGGTTCAGTAAATAACataatcacacataataaatcaagtcaataatatatcaactAATGCCCATATCCACATTCTTTAGTAATAAACTTTGTCTTTATAACACCAATATTCTTACCATTCTCAATCCATCACACAGAAATAATTTCTGACATTGCCTTTTATCATCCCTTtttatcattagaattaatcgaGGTGGACAAGTCAATTTTTCACCAAGTCCCATTACCCCCAAACACATACCATAagaaaatacacgaatttcatacacttaacaagggttaagaaatccacttgcctcgaTTGATCACAATTCACTCTGGGACTTGAGTCTTCTCTCTTCGTTGAGCTTCCAAATCAATGAAATCTATTCACGCAATTAATCACCGTTAGATTTCTAATCCAGcaacactcatattataatATGTCTAGCCTAGACGCAAGAATTCACCCACATCTATAGTAAGTTCCTAAATTTCATGCCTAGGGTTACTCAATTTCTTTCCAATATCATAAAATCCTAATCGTATCAATACAATACACTAATGTTAAATTACCTATATTAATATACCATAATTTAAATCATAATGTAATAATCAAGcaaatcaaaaatcaaaccCACTAAATATGTTAATTCCAAAAAAACTCACGAGAAGTAACCAAAactttcaaatttgatttatttgccTTTAACCTCCCAAAAACTATAGTATTATCATTAGTCCATCATTGACAACAATTAATTTCCAAGATTTCTAGCCAAAATTCTCAATTTCACATTCCAGAAACCCATATGCCTAATtcaatttataattattcaCACATGCACTAATTACAACTTTAAgactttgttatttttttgttacCTGAACGTGAAGTTGTCAGTTCCCATGCCGACCGTCAATTTGCTCAGGTAAATTTTTGCTTCcccttctttctttcttttccgtCTTGTATTTTGATTCCTATTTCGTTgggtttttcttcttcttctttttcccaTTCTGCTAACTTTAACAATTTAGGGCTTTTgccctttatttatttatttatttattttatattattatcaataaaataattctttatttaatctgaaaatcatgtcactcattcttataagtcataaattatttataaaagctactaaaaaaattaatataaatataatggttaaaattcataaaatgacTAAGAGGGTCGTAACAATAGCCATTTTGGTGAATaactttgaaacttaataagtttcttcgagacttactacaatataATGCATTATCAATGTCCAATATTGTCCATCCAGGTAGTAATAAGGTCGCTCTTCCAGAGCCCTCAGTTAATTTTGTACTACCTGATATTGTGTTGACATACGccattttcataattaaattagaaaagtatttctatcttttaatattgtatgcATTGTAGCACTAGCAAGAAGGCATACATCTCCATTACTCATCTTGAATCCAAATGACAACTGGgaatttctattaattttcattaaaataacaatACATTAAAAGAAGTACGAAACAAAACTAACAACGgaaatttaaatacttcaaCATGAAGAACATGATAACTAAAAAGCACATAAGTAAAACATTAACAGACTTCATTCCCCAGCTAAAAGATCAAACATCTGTTCCGATCTCCAATGAAGTCATCAACTTCCATATGAGTAATGTCACCAAGGCCATCAAAAACATCATCCTTTAAAGACAAATTTGCTTGAATATCCTTATCATATTTTTGAGATGTCCCGGCTTATCATCTTTTTAAGAGTCATATGTGACTCAGCTCGAACATTGAAAGAGGAAGCaccacttttatttcctttcattttataGGAGTTTTGGTAGAGCTTAACAAAATGCTTATGTGTACAACATTCATTCTTCCAATGGTCTTTCATGCCACAACGATGACAATTACTTTTTGAGGGGTTATTTTGAGAACTCATGTTGTTCTCCCTTTTATTATGACCACCACCTCGACGATTGGTGTATCGCCTCTTTTCTTTGCCACGTCCCCGTGTATTATTATAGCCCCGATGATCATCTCTTTTTACTTCAGATTGATCACGTGCTTCCACAATATTTGCTTCCTGTAGTAGAGCAGTTCCAGTGGGACGAGCTTCATgacttttcattaaaagaacATTATGTTGCTCAGCCACCAGGAGACATGAGATCGATTTAGAGTATTTCTGAAAACCCTTTTCACGATATTGCTGCTGCAATATCACATTTGAGGCATAGAAAGTAGTAAGTGTCTTTTCCAAcatatcctcatcttttataatctccccacataatttcaattggGAGGTTATCTTGAATACAATAAAGTTGTATTCAATTACGGTCTTAAAATCTTGAAACCGTAAGCATCAACTCATAACGAGCTCTTGGCAACACTGTTTCCTTTAGGTGGTCATATCTCCCCTTTAAATCAGTCCACAATTCAAGTGGATCTTTTACCGTCAGATATTCAATCTTTAGGCCCTCATCAAGATGATGACAAAAGAAAATCATAGCCTTCCCCTTATCTTGGCTCGATGCTTCATTTCCCCAAGTAATGGTGGCATGAAGACCTTTAGCAGCTAAGTGAATATCAGCATCGAGTACCATGAAAGATaatgttaggttttatttgtcctaaatttcttaccataaataggttttcctttaaggaaaaagttttgaattgactaatccttttcttgtaggaaaagatttaggactctataaatagaggaatgttccttctaacttaattagcattcacaatgtagtcttaaggactttgagagttttggttaggggagaagttatgggtcacaagtttgatacgttatcacttgtgtgaacctcccatNctctgtattttgtactctcatatttatagtggattgctcatctcctttgtggacgtaggtcgattgaccgaaccacgttaaatctttgtgtcttttggtatatttctcgttgtcttcttactcgtggtctttcgaggtttgcattgctagcttccgcgtttacacctgcttatttccggtccaaacaagtggtatcagagccagattcaatgacggagtcaggtttagtggttcaataatcgatgattgaaccaggttagaaagaggtgttcatcttgaagggtgtagttctagccgcaacctttttgacagtaatgaagattttgttggagaaattgtttcagagaggttctctgtgttgagacataaattttgcaaaggagattatggagaggagaagcaagttgttgaagattaagtgaagaaggtggacaaatttattttgtcagaaattcaggccaagggggagatttgttgggttttatttgccctaaatttcttaccataaataggttttccttttaggaaaaggttttggattgactaatccttttcttgtaggaaaaggtttaggactctataaatagaggaatgttccttctaacttaatcagcattcacaatgtagtcttaagggctttgagagttttggttagggggagaatttatgggtcacaagcttgatacgttatcacttgtgtgaacctcccatgtattctgagtgaatttggttgaggttgtttctctctgtattttgtactctcatatttataatggattgctcatctcctttgtggacgtaggtcgattgaccgaaccacgttaaatctttgtgtcttttggtatatttctcgttgtcttcttactcgtggtctttcgaggtttgcattgctagcttccgcgtttacacctgcttatttccggtccaaacaagtggtatcagagccagattcaatgacggagtcaggtttagtggttcaataatcgatgattgaaccaggttagaaagaggtgttcatcttgaagggtgtagttctagccgcaacctttttgacagtattgaaaatttttattggAGAAATTATTTCAGAGAGATTTTCTGTGatgagacataaatttttcaaaggagattatggagaggagaagcaagttgttgaagattaagtaaagaaggtggataaatttattttgtcagaaattcaggccaagggggacatttgttaggttttatttgtcctaaatttcttaccataaataagttttcctttaaggaaaaagttttgaattgactaatctttttcttgtaggaaaaggtttaggactctataaatagaggaatgttccttctaacttaattagcattcacaatgtagtcttaaggactttgagagttttggttaggggagaagttatgggtcacaagcttgatacgttatcaattgtgtgaacctcccatgtattctgagtgaatttggttgaggttgtttctctctgtattttgtactctcatatttatagtggattgctcatctcctttgtggacgtaggtcgattgaccgaaccacgttaaatctttgtgtcttttggtatatttctcgttgtcttcttactcgtggtctttcgaggtttgcattgctagcttccgcatatacacctgcttattttcgatcctaacagATAATTCTTTCCAGAAATATCTAATGCCACAAACTCAAGTTTGGATAAATTTGacataatgaaattatgagagaatatgtgaattaaataaaaatatttatataatacctttgcaagtagcaagttcgtgctgataacgtattataaagaaagctcagaatattataataataagaagaagacaagaaatataagatagaggagagaacttttcttattcaagtgtgtctTCCAAATGGTGAGTAATTATCTATtcatagtgttgagatatcactctaaaagtcatctaattaataaatacatagTTATCTTGAAAGTTCTTATCACCTTGGAAACACCtatacatgaatccaattaataGTAGATAAATCAAATAGATAATCCACATATACTAtacaatgaatttataacagtTTAAATAAATGTTACATGTACAACATagataatgaataattaaaaagcTATTCATCTTCAATTTAAGTTGGATAATGGTAGCGaagtaaaatatattcataaaaatttgTTTCTCaactcaaattcaaattaaGGGCTCGTTTGGTCATGCGATATGATATCATGATGTGAAATTATGAAATGagattgaagttttgtttggatatgcgatatgaaattttgatgttgtatattttctcataaacatgaaaatctcataagttgtaaaactattaaaataattccaattgtttattcaatcttatcaaataaaaaaaaaatatataaagtcgcataataaattattacaaagctATTTGTTCtctccatttaattaattatttcatcttactttaatttaattaaaaaaattgaacatataTTGTAGTGTACTAgtctttaatttaatataatttctcCCACACAGTAATACGTACAATTTTCTCACGTTGAACATAAATTGTAGTGTAACTAAATGCTAATAACttacacataaaatataaatgttcaCTTATTAAGaccataaaataaatttattaatgtgTTCGAAATTTTAATGTAAACCAAGGTCAAAATCGAGTATTATGTCGAATTTTGAAATGTACACTcgtcatatttttttgttgtataaatGTTGGTGTCATCTTGCTAATTGCCCGGACAACTATTTTAACATACCGGTTAATTGTATCAAGTGAATGTTGAAAAGTTTCACTTGCCGAGCGTTGAAATAAATATGAAAcggtagaagtaataaatacaaaacaattggagtaaaagaaaatttattactCAACAATCTGTTGGtatgagttaaagtgactatatgttggtgagaataataaattttatatcggtgatttttttttttaaaaaaaagtaatgacgtgattataaattttatttacatatgaaataaatggttaatAGATATAAATGTGGGATTGTATTCAACAATATATAAAATCGtgaatcaatttttgttttaaaatatctcaaatcagGATATGGAATTCCCATATAATTCCATATCATGGTTTTTGGAGATTATGGTATCAcatctcatgatatgaaatcacAAGATGGAATATCATAAAATTACATATCCAAACGCTGATTCCATCTTACGATATCATATCGTGatataatattacataattaaatGCCTACTAAAAATAAGTGAGATGATgataagaatataaaagatatttatcttcgattcaaacttttaaataaataacataaaaattagaAGATTACCACTTTACTTACTATATGTAAGAGGCTAACGGTTAGAAACACACAACTGTTGGTCAGCGCTTCTAGCCattaacatatcatttttacagcaatttagttaattattatataaatctaCTTTTTATTATGCTTGTATTGTTTGTACATTTCACTTTGAACATTGTATggtttaataaaaatattagcttTAGTTGCTATTGTGtatattgattatatatatgGTTGTAGTACTTTTTAAAACTCTCAGTTACCCttcttttgtacttttttttttggaaaaagggttaatatacccctcaactttgtcatttagagctgatatatcccttgttatgaaagtgactcatatatatccCTACTTGTAAataaatggctcacatatacccttttcctctaacggaaatgaaaaaaaataattttagtctaaatttttattatttttttctaaaaaatataatcccatatgagtaaatttaatcctcgtcaaacatatttttttttacttttctttgtttcaatgactaatttataattattattttgataatcaaatttatttatatttcactaatattcttgtaaaaattattgtagatgaccaagttttttcttcgaatacgaaattaaattacaatacacatacaaaaaaaatagtttaattttttttctttaaactaaggaatgaaagaaaaaataaaataagaataagaaactcaaataattataataaaagaagtcaaaaaataatttatgtatgaaaaaagattaaaatatactttgaactttgatagaagaatcatatataccactaaataattttttttaaaaaattagaagtaataaatataaatttaaaactaattttttaacttccattaaatgaagggtatatgtgagtcattttgtaacggcaggggtatatgtgagccgtttgtataacggtaagggcatatatgagccacttttataacgaggggtatattagctccaaatgacaaagttgaggggtatatcagaccctttcccttttttttttttacaataaattCATTGATGGACTCTGGTAATACATTGAATAATTGAGCCATTTTTGATGTTCAATGAGCtttttttctataatataaaacatagaaacacttctaaaaagtgaaaaaaaatccATTTAGTACTATTATATTGTCTCAAGTAATATTTAATGAGCTTTTAGATTAGCATCATATGGATTATAAATAATGTATGATTGAGATTCATTTCAAATCTTACACTTATCAGAAAAgttcaaaataataaagtaaagcGGGACTTTAAATTAAGAGTGACAATAAGGTTTGAAAACTAAATAGTAGTGATCAAGTTATTTTAATTGAGTGGAGATGACAATTATGTCATTAACGATTTATTAGGAATGCGTGGAGCTGCCCTTAAGTTTTTAAATTGACACTTTGTTCCATTGCATTAAATAAAGGGTAAAGGGCaaaagattaaaatttttatcgTAGACACACAAATTTTAATGgatttaattcataaaaaattggAAATTTTATCAAAACAACAATATGTTAGTTTTTTTGGTGACACAgtaacaatattttaatatttagtagaagtagcatgttttaattagtttagaatAGGAAtaccatattttttcttttaatatgatatgtatatttataaaaaaattttatagaaagaatggaaattaaaacataaaaaaggtaAATAGGATTAATAATCCTTCAGTTACTTTTTAAAAAGCTGTACTTTTGCTATCTTTTAAGTTGAGCGTTTTTTCCCCCTTATTCttcatatttataaaagaaaatacaaacaaAGTTGTCTCCTTAATTATTCAATTGATAAAGGAGCTTGATTATACAATTCGAATTCTgcaaaatataatcaaaaacGGAAATTTTTTGAAAGCGGAAATTTTCGAATCCACAA
Proteins encoded:
- the LOC114074449 gene encoding uncharacterized protein LOC114074449 → MVLDADIHLAAKGLHATITWGNEASSQDKGKAMIFFCHHLDEGLKIEYLTVKDPLELWTDLKGRYDHLKETVLPRARYELMLTQQYREKGFQKYSKSISCLLVAEQHNVLLMKSHEARPTGTALLQEANIVEARDQSEVKRDDHRGYNNTRGRGKEKRRYTNRRGGGHNKRENNMSSQNNPSKSNCHRCGMKDHWKNECCTHKHFVKLYQNSYKMKGNKSGASSFNVRAESHMTLKKMISRDISKI